The following coding sequences lie in one Leptospira saintgironsiae genomic window:
- a CDS encoding cobyric acid synthase codes for MKSDHIEQHGGNLFKMANLAGVDPAEILDFSSNLNPLGFPDWVRPLINSRISDLIHYPDPNYTKARISLEKNWNIQKDEIVFGNGASELIHILPKIKRFDLAVIAQPSYIDYQKSIKLAGLQIQEINLQKESNFELNYEELSEVLENNSEKQILVLLGHPNNPTGKLLDREKILKISSKYKNSFFVIDESFIDFCSGDVSFRNYRSENLAVLWSLTKILALPGLRIGLLLADPKISSKISELLPSWSLNSLSASIIEKFGKDQNFLLKTKEKISEWKNTLQSELEDLGIFQILNTESNFILLELTDLKYNISELEDLLLKEFKIGIRNCSNFIGLEKYYIRIAIKTQEENEKLIQALRSIFKKNPKPSKIKKSKPALMLQGTASNVGKSILSTAFCRIFTQDGLKVAPFKSQNMALNSFVTYEGAEIGRAQALQAQACKIRADYRMNPILLKPSSEKDSQVILNGKPVEAMDFRDYMKFKLSAFDEVKKSYDSLAEEFDMVVLEGAGGVSEVNLKDKDIVNMRMAEYAKAKVLLIGNIDHGGVFGSFVGAMETMSEWERKLVSGFLINRFRGIKSLLDPGIKYLEETTCKNVFGIISFLNDLRLPEEDSLEFKSGSLSDTSPLGDRIDIVLIDTPRISNHTDLDSLRIEPDVRVRIAQRKEEIGNPDVIILPGSKNVITDLNYLKESGISESILNFYKEGKIEIIGICGGYQMLGESVHDPFQIESNLGSAEGLNLIGVKTVLEKEKLLKQTEGTHILSGKKVSGYEIHHGNTKEISAKSIFQNEFGESLGHQGISERVWGTYLHGVFDEDEFRRWFLDKIRVKKGMRPLGKIQAKYELETNLDRLADEVRNSVNMPEIYRILGL; via the coding sequence ATGAAATCTGATCATATAGAACAGCATGGAGGAAATCTATTTAAGATGGCGAATCTTGCGGGAGTTGATCCCGCAGAAATTTTAGATTTTTCTTCTAACCTAAATCCTCTTGGCTTTCCAGATTGGGTTCGTCCATTGATAAATTCCAGGATCAGCGATTTAATACACTATCCAGATCCAAATTATACAAAGGCCAGAATTTCCTTAGAAAAAAATTGGAATATCCAAAAAGATGAAATTGTTTTTGGAAATGGCGCCTCGGAGCTCATACATATTCTCCCAAAGATCAAAAGGTTTGACTTAGCTGTAATTGCTCAGCCTTCTTATATAGATTATCAAAAAAGTATAAAATTAGCCGGGTTGCAGATCCAAGAAATCAATCTTCAAAAAGAATCTAATTTTGAACTAAACTATGAGGAACTAAGCGAGGTTTTAGAAAATAATTCTGAAAAACAAATTTTAGTTCTATTGGGACATCCAAATAATCCTACCGGAAAACTATTGGATAGAGAGAAGATTTTAAAAATTTCTTCCAAATATAAAAATTCATTTTTCGTAATAGATGAATCTTTTATAGACTTTTGTTCAGGAGATGTTTCTTTCCGAAATTATAGATCTGAAAATCTGGCTGTCCTTTGGTCTTTGACCAAAATTTTAGCTCTTCCTGGGCTTAGGATTGGCCTTCTGTTAGCAGACCCCAAAATTTCTTCCAAAATTTCTGAACTTCTTCCCAGTTGGTCTTTGAATAGTTTAAGTGCTTCTATCATAGAAAAATTCGGAAAAGATCAAAATTTCTTACTTAAAACCAAAGAAAAAATCTCTGAATGGAAGAATACACTGCAAAGTGAACTGGAAGATTTAGGAATTTTCCAAATCTTAAATACAGAGTCAAATTTCATTTTGCTGGAGCTCACTGACCTAAAATATAATATTTCTGAATTAGAAGACCTTCTTCTCAAAGAGTTCAAAATTGGGATCCGAAATTGCAGCAATTTTATAGGATTAGAAAAATATTATATAAGGATAGCAATCAAAACTCAAGAGGAGAACGAAAAACTTATACAAGCACTTCGTTCTATATTTAAGAAAAATCCGAAACCTTCTAAAATAAAAAAATCAAAACCCGCATTAATGCTCCAAGGTACAGCTTCCAATGTCGGAAAAAGTATTTTATCAACTGCATTTTGTAGGATATTCACCCAAGACGGATTAAAGGTTGCACCTTTCAAATCACAGAATATGGCATTAAATTCTTTTGTAACTTATGAAGGTGCTGAAATAGGTAGAGCCCAAGCATTACAAGCTCAGGCTTGCAAGATCAGAGCGGATTACAGGATGAATCCGATCCTTCTCAAACCTTCCAGCGAAAAGGATTCACAAGTTATCTTAAATGGAAAACCAGTGGAAGCAATGGATTTCAGAGACTATATGAAATTCAAGTTAAGCGCATTCGACGAGGTTAAAAAATCTTACGATTCACTTGCGGAAGAATTTGACATGGTGGTCTTAGAAGGAGCCGGCGGAGTTTCAGAGGTCAATTTAAAAGATAAAGATATAGTAAACATGAGAATGGCAGAATATGCCAAAGCTAAAGTATTATTAATCGGCAATATAGATCATGGAGGAGTATTTGGTTCTTTCGTTGGTGCTATGGAAACAATGTCTGAATGGGAAAGAAAACTAGTTTCGGGTTTTCTAATTAATAGATTCAGAGGGATCAAAAGTCTATTAGATCCGGGAATTAAATATTTAGAAGAGACCACTTGCAAAAACGTATTTGGGATTATTTCATTTTTAAACGATTTAAGATTACCCGAAGAAGATTCCTTGGAATTTAAATCTGGAAGTTTGAGCGATACTTCTCCGTTGGGAGATAGGATAGATATAGTTTTAATTGATACACCAAGAATCTCTAATCATACAGATCTTGATTCACTTAGAATAGAGCCGGATGTAAGAGTTAGAATTGCGCAAAGAAAAGAGGAAATCGGAAATCCAGACGTAATAATTCTCCCTGGAAGTAAAAATGTAATCACAGATCTAAACTATCTAAAAGAATCAGGTATTTCAGAAAGTATTTTAAATTTCTATAAAGAAGGAAAAATAGAAATTATCGGGATCTGTGGCGGTTACCAAATGTTGGGAGAGTCTGTTCATGATCCATTCCAAATAGAAAGTAATTTAGGCTCCGCAGAAGGTTTAAATCTAATCGGAGTAAAAACAGTATTAGAAAAAGAAAAATTACTAAAACAAACGGAAGGCACTCACATTCTTTCCGGAAAAAAAGTCTCCGGTTACGAAATACATCATGGAAATACTAAAGAGATCTCTGCCAAATCCATATTTCAAAATGAATTTGGCGAAAGTTTAGGTCATCAAGGGATTTCGGAACGAGTTTGGGGAACATATTTGCATGGAGTATTCGACGAGGACGAGTTCAGAAGATGGTTCTTAGATAAGATCCGAGTTAAAAAAGGAATGAGACCTTTGGGTAAGATCCAAGCAAAATATGAGTTGGAAACCAACCTAGATCGTTTAGCAGACGAAGTCAGAAACTCGGTGAATATGCCTGAGATTTATAGGATTTTAGGTCTCTAA
- the cobJ gene encoding precorrin-3B C(17)-methyltransferase, translating into MNETPKGKLNIVGIGPGNDSHITPAALSAIKEADSIIGYTTYINLVKHHLSGKQVTRTGMTEEITRAQTAVESAKLGQTVTLISSGDAGVYGMAGLVFEVLRKTGWKKGDSPEIKMIPGISADSSCGSLVGAPMVHDSARISLSDLLTPWTVIENRIESAAKGDFVINLYNPASGRRQRQIVEASRIIKKYRPGTTPVALVKSAYRRQENIQFSDLDHFLEFEIGMNTTVIIGSSQSFVYEGFFVTPRGYGNKYSLEDGSLKPGQNRAVSLRTENDLASRIPKESPSPNLNITKIQGAFVKSSTTIFEQEKEEGIETQDSSVATALKALQFLEISPQKKETQISELKSEEKIQYLGRIGGAILYKNNEDYYQIGKFKKPTDLETFGFYNTIEQDQKWIKLKIKDQEIVSKNQFNTLISFSSEGSPEEIYDLFSIYRNSSISERLWNYVLDNSKKTLWENREYTDARWLGHSPKQVWSSFRDNILKCD; encoded by the coding sequence ATGAACGAAACTCCAAAAGGAAAATTGAATATTGTAGGAATAGGTCCTGGCAACGATTCCCATATTACTCCTGCTGCGTTATCCGCTATCAAAGAGGCGGATTCCATAATAGGATACACAACTTATATAAATCTTGTAAAACATCATCTAAGCGGAAAACAAGTCACTCGAACAGGAATGACAGAAGAGATCACTCGGGCTCAAACTGCAGTTGAATCAGCGAAGTTGGGACAAACTGTAACATTAATTTCTTCGGGAGATGCAGGCGTTTATGGAATGGCGGGTCTCGTATTCGAAGTTTTAAGAAAGACAGGTTGGAAAAAAGGAGATTCTCCGGAGATCAAAATGATCCCAGGGATTAGCGCGGACAGTTCATGCGGCTCCCTTGTTGGAGCTCCTATGGTACATGATTCTGCCAGGATCTCTCTCTCCGATCTTCTAACTCCGTGGACAGTGATAGAGAACAGGATCGAATCTGCTGCTAAAGGAGACTTTGTAATTAATTTATATAATCCAGCCTCCGGCAGAAGACAAAGACAGATTGTCGAAGCTTCTCGTATCATTAAAAAATACAGACCTGGAACTACTCCAGTTGCACTTGTAAAGAGCGCATATCGTAGACAGGAGAATATTCAATTTTCCGACTTAGATCATTTTTTAGAATTCGAGATCGGAATGAATACAACCGTTATCATAGGATCCTCTCAGTCTTTCGTTTATGAAGGTTTTTTTGTAACTCCAAGAGGATATGGAAACAAATACTCTTTAGAAGATGGTTCTCTAAAGCCTGGGCAAAATAGAGCAGTTTCCTTGAGAACAGAAAATGATCTTGCGAGTAGGATCCCGAAAGAATCACCTTCTCCTAATTTAAATATCACTAAAATACAAGGTGCATTCGTAAAATCAAGCACCACAATTTTCGAACAAGAGAAAGAAGAAGGGATCGAAACCCAAGATTCTTCAGTGGCCACTGCATTAAAGGCATTACAATTTTTAGAAATCTCTCCTCAAAAGAAAGAAACTCAAATATCAGAATTAAAATCTGAAGAAAAAATCCAATATTTGGGACGTATAGGCGGAGCTATTCTTTATAAAAACAACGAAGACTACTATCAGATAGGAAAATTTAAAAAACCCACTGATTTAGAAACATTTGGTTTTTATAATACAATTGAACAAGACCAGAAATGGATAAAACTGAAAATTAAAGACCAGGAAATTGTTTCTAAAAATCAATTCAATACGTTGATTTCCTTTTCTTCAGAAGGTTCACCTGAAGAAATTTATGATCTATTCTCCATTTACAGAAATTCATCCATTAGCGAAAGGCTTTGGAATTATGTTTTAGATAATAGCAAAAAGACTCTCTGGGAAAATAGAGAATACACAGACGCAAGATGGCTAGGACATTCTCCTAAACAAGTTTGGTCTTCCTTCAGAGATAATATTTTAAAATGCGACTGA
- a CDS encoding adenosylcobinamide amidohydrolase yields the protein MSFFQNDHIRVSETWLELQLSKPHTSLSWAVVGGGYLTTNKVYWLKVSNADLNTEIIPEEFYRNRLVKIGEREEVLGFMTSASLLDHSVSEKNFDGLHIRSIATVGLGNAVRVGDRPKQIRKVGTINLLIQTSETLTFSASIEAISIASEARTLAVLESEISIQSENNFATGTGTDCIGIISPVGTNGIDYVGKHTSFGHLIGATVYEAVSQGILKWKNARNLSFSRPANI from the coding sequence TTGAGCTTTTTTCAAAATGATCATATCCGAGTTTCAGAAACTTGGTTGGAACTCCAACTTTCTAAACCTCATACTTCCTTAAGCTGGGCAGTAGTTGGCGGAGGATATCTAACCACAAACAAAGTGTATTGGCTAAAAGTTTCCAATGCAGATTTAAATACTGAAATTATACCTGAAGAATTTTATAGAAACCGACTGGTGAAAATAGGAGAAAGAGAAGAAGTCTTGGGCTTTATGACAAGCGCTTCCCTCTTGGATCACTCCGTATCCGAAAAAAACTTCGATGGTTTACACATTAGATCTATCGCGACAGTAGGATTAGGAAATGCGGTCAGAGTGGGAGATCGTCCTAAACAAATTAGAAAAGTAGGGACAATCAATTTACTTATTCAAACTTCCGAAACACTTACCTTCTCCGCAAGTATAGAAGCGATATCTATAGCGTCCGAGGCAAGGACACTTGCGGTTTTAGAATCAGAGATCTCTATACAAAGCGAAAATAATTTTGCGACTGGCACCGGCACAGATTGTATCGGTATAATTTCTCCGGTTGGAACGAATGGAATAGATTATGTGGGAAAACATACAAGCTTTGGACATTTGATTGGAGCTACCGTATACGAAGCAGTGAGTCAAGGTATCCTTAAATGGAAGAATGCCAGAAATCTGTCCTTTTCAAGACCAGCAAATATATGA
- a CDS encoding cobyrinate a,c-diamide synthase, with protein MIQEIKIPRILISGTGSGTGKTTFTIALTKALQSRGLKVSVFKCGPDYLDPGYHSFVTGKTCQNLDGWLMGKESVISSFVSASQGSDISIIEGVMGLFDGHSPNGEAGSTAEIAKWLQVPTIILIDASGMAATFSAIASGIKNHDPQVPIQGFVANFLGSKSHLSIIETASIPLPILGGFPKSYEHSFPERHLGLRSAGPDILTEEKLSFWKNLSEEWLDLNKILEISNSAPPILSESPTIVQEKTKDCKIGIAYDEAFHFYYEENFKKLRDYGAELIFFSPLKDTKLPEVDGLYFGGGYPELFAERLEKNKNLTEEIRSFANSERPIYAECGGLMYLSSEIQNIEGQNFSMLGLIPGRAVMGPKLKSLGYVEVHTEKRTILGEAGIRFRGHQFRYSDLILENEDDSLFSYHIRKRKSEQTTREGYTVSNVLASYVHAHWASNPEIPKNFIDSCRRFKV; from the coding sequence ATGATACAAGAGATCAAAATACCAAGAATACTGATCTCCGGAACGGGAAGCGGAACAGGAAAGACCACATTTACAATAGCTCTTACCAAGGCATTACAATCAAGAGGCCTAAAAGTTTCCGTATTCAAATGTGGGCCTGATTATTTAGATCCAGGTTATCATTCTTTCGTCACGGGTAAAACCTGTCAAAATCTGGATGGATGGTTGATGGGAAAAGAATCAGTAATTTCCAGTTTTGTAAGCGCAAGCCAGGGATCAGACATTTCAATCATAGAAGGAGTGATGGGATTATTCGATGGTCATTCTCCAAATGGAGAAGCAGGCTCCACTGCAGAAATTGCAAAATGGCTCCAGGTCCCTACTATCATATTGATAGATGCATCAGGAATGGCAGCGACTTTTTCAGCAATTGCTTCTGGTATCAAAAATCATGATCCTCAAGTTCCAATCCAAGGTTTTGTCGCTAATTTTTTAGGAAGTAAGAGCCATCTCTCCATTATAGAAACTGCAAGTATCCCTTTACCAATTTTAGGAGGATTTCCTAAGTCTTACGAACACTCCTTTCCAGAGAGACATTTGGGACTTCGTTCTGCAGGGCCTGATATTCTAACTGAAGAAAAGTTATCATTCTGGAAAAACCTATCTGAAGAATGGCTGGATTTAAATAAAATCTTAGAGATCTCAAATTCTGCGCCACCTATTCTTTCAGAAAGTCCCACAATAGTTCAGGAAAAAACCAAAGATTGTAAGATCGGAATTGCATACGATGAAGCATTCCATTTTTATTATGAAGAAAATTTCAAAAAATTAAGGGACTATGGAGCCGAACTTATTTTCTTTTCTCCTCTAAAAGATACAAAACTTCCTGAAGTAGATGGATTATACTTCGGAGGTGGATATCCAGAGTTGTTTGCCGAAAGATTAGAAAAAAATAAAAATCTGACTGAAGAGATTAGAAGTTTTGCAAATTCAGAAAGGCCAATCTATGCGGAATGTGGAGGATTGATGTATCTTTCTTCTGAAATCCAAAACATAGAAGGACAAAATTTTTCTATGCTCGGCTTAATACCAGGTAGAGCGGTCATGGGCCCAAAACTCAAAAGTTTAGGTTATGTAGAAGTTCATACAGAAAAAAGAACTATCTTGGGCGAGGCAGGAATTCGTTTCAGAGGACATCAATTTCGATATTCAGATTTGATTTTAGAAAATGAAGATGATTCGTTATTTTCCTACCATATCAGAAAACGTAAATCTGAACAAACCACTAGAGAAGGATATACTGTTTCCAATGTTTTGGCGAGTTATGTGCACGCACATTGGGCCTCCAATCCTGAAATCCCGAAAAACTTTATAGATTCTTGTAGGAGATTTAAAGTTTGA
- the cbiB gene encoding adenosylcobinamide-phosphate synthase CbiB codes for MNSLWILPASLLLDLGLGDPQGFPHPVRLIGKFARYMEKVTRNYISSERLAGTLTALSVYSLSFIFPWIIIEFSRYIHPFLAELASAFIIYTSIALKDLLDHSKDVHSALHENDLEKARTMVGKIVGRDTTNLEEPEIVRAGLESVGESLVDGITAPLFFAALGGPSFAMLYRSINTLDSLFGYKNETYLKFGWVSARIDDLANYIPARLTAPILCISSAILGFHPLRSFKILIRDGRKHPSPNSGLCEAALAGALKIQLGGRNYYSGVPSEKPKLGDPDRNLAPNLILDANKIIFLTSILSSILFLGLGQVTHLIIGTFFKS; via the coding sequence ATGAATTCCTTATGGATCCTTCCTGCTTCTCTACTTCTTGATTTGGGTTTGGGAGACCCTCAGGGTTTTCCTCATCCTGTTAGGCTTATCGGAAAATTTGCAAGATACATGGAGAAGGTCACAAGAAACTATATTTCTTCTGAAAGACTCGCAGGAACACTTACCGCGCTCTCAGTATATTCACTTTCTTTTATATTCCCTTGGATCATTATAGAATTTTCCCGTTATATCCATCCTTTCCTCGCAGAATTAGCCTCCGCATTTATCATATATACAAGCATCGCTTTAAAAGACCTATTGGATCATAGCAAGGATGTGCATTCGGCACTTCACGAAAATGATCTAGAAAAAGCCAGAACCATGGTGGGAAAAATTGTAGGTAGAGACACAACAAATTTAGAAGAACCTGAAATAGTCAGAGCCGGCCTAGAAAGTGTAGGAGAAAGTCTTGTAGATGGGATCACTGCCCCGCTCTTCTTTGCCGCGCTCGGAGGCCCAAGTTTTGCAATGCTCTACAGATCCATCAATACATTGGATTCACTCTTTGGTTATAAGAATGAAACCTATCTGAAATTCGGTTGGGTCTCTGCAAGAATTGACGATCTAGCAAATTATATCCCGGCAAGATTAACTGCTCCTATACTTTGTATTTCCTCTGCGATATTAGGTTTTCATCCATTAAGATCCTTTAAAATATTGATCCGAGACGGAAGAAAACATCCAAGTCCCAATTCAGGGCTTTGCGAAGCTGCTTTGGCTGGAGCACTAAAAATACAATTAGGAGGCAGAAATTATTATTCAGGAGTTCCAAGTGAGAAGCCAAAATTAGGCGATCCTGATCGAAATTTGGCTCCAAATCTAATCTTAGATGCAAATAAAATTATATTCTTAACCTCCATCCTATCCTCCATTCTATTTTTAGGTTTAGGACAGGTAACTCATCTAATCATTGGGACCTTTTTCAAATCTTGA
- a CDS encoding histidine phosphatase family protein, which produces MKKEKYQLFLIRHGETDWNKERRLQGQIDTSLSEYGIEQASILADSLKNRGIEIIFSSDLKRAKETSEKIANELGIEIIYHPGLREIHLGEAQGISEFELSNIFGERSYTAWKSLDKIHDKFRFPGGESKLESESRIIETILNLLKMYGKKNVAVCSHGFVLSRFYEQYSLKKFSHSKLGNCEVLELSISLDISEKIYQ; this is translated from the coding sequence ATGAAAAAAGAAAAATATCAACTTTTTCTAATAAGACATGGGGAAACCGATTGGAATAAAGAAAGAAGGTTACAAGGGCAAATCGATACTTCTCTATCTGAATACGGTATAGAACAGGCCTCTATATTGGCTGATAGTTTAAAGAATAGAGGGATAGAGATCATCTTCAGCAGTGATCTAAAAAGAGCAAAAGAAACTTCCGAAAAAATCGCCAATGAATTAGGAATAGAGATAATATATCATCCAGGACTCAGAGAGATCCATTTAGGAGAAGCACAAGGAATTTCAGAATTTGAACTTTCTAATATATTTGGAGAAAGGTCTTACACTGCTTGGAAAAGTTTAGATAAAATTCACGATAAGTTCAGATTTCCAGGAGGCGAAAGTAAATTGGAATCAGAATCAAGGATCATCGAAACTATATTAAATTTATTGAAAATGTATGGCAAAAAAAATGTAGCCGTATGCAGTCATGGATTCGTTCTTTCCAGATTTTATGAACAATATTCTTTAAAAAAATTTTCTCATTCTAAACTTGGAAATTGTGAAGTGTTGGAATTATCTATTTCGCTGGATATTTCAGAAAAAATTTATCAATAA
- the cobM gene encoding precorrin-4 C(11)-methyltransferase, translating to MKVYIIGAGPGDPDLITIKGARLVETCPIVLYTGSLVPQRVIERAAPTATVLDSSKMTLEDIISILEEAKKKDQDVARVHTGDPSIFGSTAEQMRKMDELDIPYEIVPGVSSFTAAAAMLGKELTLPEVSQSVVITRAEGRTPMPEKEKLETFASTGATLVFFLSVLHIRKIVEELIPHYGKDCPVSVVQKATWPEQKIVTGTLESIVAKVKEEKITATAIIFVGKVLDCHDFADSRLYASDFSHKFRKANKKQIVSETK from the coding sequence ATGAAAGTATATATTATTGGCGCAGGTCCTGGAGATCCGGATCTGATCACAATCAAAGGTGCAAGACTCGTGGAAACCTGCCCCATCGTTCTTTACACAGGCTCACTTGTCCCACAAAGAGTGATAGAAAGAGCAGCTCCTACTGCAACCGTATTAGATTCTTCTAAAATGACTCTGGAAGATATCATTTCCATCTTAGAAGAAGCTAAGAAGAAGGACCAGGATGTTGCGAGAGTCCATACTGGAGATCCATCTATATTTGGCTCAACAGCCGAGCAGATGAGAAAAATGGATGAATTAGACATCCCATACGAAATCGTCCCTGGAGTTTCCTCTTTTACCGCTGCAGCCGCAATGCTCGGGAAAGAACTTACACTTCCAGAAGTTTCTCAATCCGTTGTCATTACTCGGGCAGAAGGAAGGACTCCTATGCCAGAAAAAGAGAAGTTAGAAACCTTCGCCTCCACTGGGGCTACTCTAGTATTCTTTTTAAGTGTTTTACATATTCGCAAAATTGTAGAAGAACTTATTCCTCATTATGGTAAGGATTGCCCCGTTTCTGTTGTTCAGAAGGCGACTTGGCCGGAACAAAAAATAGTTACTGGAACCTTGGAAAGTATAGTAGCTAAAGTAAAAGAAGAAAAGATCACAGCCACTGCGATCATCTTTGTAGGTAAAGTATTGGACTGCCATGATTTTGCAGACTCCAGACTTTATGCTTCTGACTTTTCTCATAAATTCAGAAAAGCAAATAAGAAACAAATCGTTTCGGAAACCAAATGA
- the cobO gene encoding cob(I)yrinic acid a,c-diamide adenosyltransferase — MNSTPDKKGLILVFTGPGKGKTTAALGILFRALGRGMKCGVVQFLKGKWETGERKFAKTIEDLDFHVMGLGFTWESDDLDRDKKAARSAWEKSCEMIFSENYKILILDEITYAFHYGWLTPEEVSEVIAKKPEDLHIILTGRNCPNLLTDMADLVSHIESPKHPYKNGIPAQLGIDY; from the coding sequence ATGAATTCTACACCGGACAAAAAGGGACTCATCTTAGTATTCACTGGCCCAGGAAAAGGTAAAACTACCGCGGCTCTAGGAATTTTATTTAGGGCATTAGGAAGAGGAATGAAATGTGGAGTTGTCCAATTCCTTAAAGGGAAATGGGAAACTGGAGAAAGAAAATTTGCAAAAACCATTGAGGATCTGGACTTCCATGTAATGGGACTCGGCTTCACCTGGGAAAGTGATGATCTTGACAGGGACAAAAAAGCAGCAAGATCAGCCTGGGAAAAATCCTGCGAGATGATATTTTCAGAAAATTATAAAATACTCATATTAGATGAGATTACTTATGCTTTTCATTATGGATGGCTTACTCCAGAAGAAGTCTCAGAAGTTATAGCTAAGAAGCCTGAAGATCTTCATATTATTCTTACAGGAAGAAATTGTCCCAACCTTTTAACGGATATGGCTGATCTAGTTAGCCATATTGAATCGCCCAAACACCCATATAAAAATGGGATCCCCGCTCAACTTGGGATTGATTATTAA
- the cobU gene encoding bifunctional adenosylcobinamide kinase/adenosylcobinamide-phosphate guanylyltransferase has translation MARIILITGGCRSGKSRFALEKANSVGNTKFFLATCPRIDSEMDERIQRHQQERIGWNTIEEELELSPVFDSIPSESVVLVDCLSLWINNLMFEANKKSLNLTQDQIKDVCLNLGKHILDSKMENVFLVTNEVGMGLVPENKEGRLYRDLLGICNQIFASIANEVYFLVSGIPIRIKSSPKINL, from the coding sequence ATGGCCAGGATAATTTTGATCACAGGTGGATGTAGAAGTGGGAAAAGCAGATTTGCATTAGAAAAGGCAAATTCTGTTGGAAATACAAAATTCTTTTTGGCCACCTGCCCTCGTATAGATTCGGAAATGGATGAAAGGATACAAAGGCATCAACAAGAAAGAATAGGATGGAATACGATAGAAGAAGAATTAGAACTTTCTCCTGTATTTGACTCTATCCCTTCTGAATCAGTTGTATTGGTCGATTGTTTAAGCCTTTGGATCAATAATTTGATGTTTGAAGCAAATAAAAAAAGTTTAAATCTTACCCAAGATCAAATCAAAGATGTTTGTTTAAATTTAGGAAAACATATCCTCGATTCAAAAATGGAAAATGTATTTTTAGTCACAAACGAAGTTGGAATGGGCCTTGTTCCGGAAAATAAGGAAGGAAGATTATATAGAGATCTATTAGGAATCTGCAATCAAATATTCGCTTCCATTGCAAACGAAGTATATTTTTTAGTGAGCGGGATCCCGATCAGGATCAAATCATCCCCGAAAATCAATCTATGA
- a CDS encoding histidine phosphatase family protein: protein MKKSLCLLRHPNISPEYSGRYLGRKEVSLSENGIEEIGKIKEKVQDKFLKGKVYSSPSKQCRETFEALGFPNESKHEFKDELQELDFGNWEGRSFSELAELNLEGLKKFADFSLSFRFPNGESLREFQSRVEIFKEYILSSTDSNIFVLSHGGFLSTLLCSLLDLPHSFYTKFKLSPSTLIYLDIHKNGQAILTDLIRNSSIRRSEWPG, encoded by the coding sequence ATGAAAAAATCATTATGTTTACTTAGACATCCGAATATTTCTCCTGAATATTCAGGAAGATACTTGGGAAGAAAAGAAGTCTCTCTTTCTGAAAATGGAATCGAAGAAATAGGGAAAATCAAAGAAAAAGTCCAAGACAAATTCCTAAAAGGAAAAGTATATTCAAGTCCATCAAAACAATGCAGAGAAACTTTTGAAGCACTAGGATTTCCGAATGAATCAAAGCACGAATTTAAAGATGAATTACAAGAACTAGACTTCGGGAACTGGGAAGGTAGATCTTTTTCGGAACTCGCAGAATTAAATTTAGAAGGTTTAAAAAAATTTGCAGACTTCTCCCTGTCTTTTAGATTTCCCAATGGAGAAAGTTTGCGGGAATTCCAGTCAAGAGTGGAAATATTCAAAGAGTATATTCTTTCTTCTACAGATTCCAATATTTTTGTTTTAAGTCATGGAGGATTTCTTTCCACTCTACTTTGCTCTCTCTTGGACCTTCCTCATTCATTCTATACAAAATTTAAACTTTCACCTTCTACACTTATTTATTTAGATATTCACAAAAATGGGCAAGCAATCCTAACTGATCTCATTAGAAATTCTTCAATAAGGAGATCTGAATGGCCAGGATAA